ATTAGCTGTAGCATTCGAGCATTAAACCAGCAGAGTGAGCCGACAATGGACTCTGCGCCTCACGACACTACAGCTGAGCCATACCTGCTGCACTCTGCATTACGAGCCAGAGATTTATCGGTgcttacttcatgcattaaaccATTCATGCATTACTTCGCTGTTTCCCTATGCATTGCTAATTGACCTAATCTTTAGAGTTTAGCAACTTGATCAGGCATTATTAAGTCAACAGCAAATATTTCAAGGCGATCTGTTGTTCATCATACAAATCCGATCATTGTGCTTGGACACAAGACATCACATACAAAAGGCTCAAGACACTTCTGACGTATCTCAAATTCAAAGATATTGACCAAATGAAAGCTCAGCAGTTTAGGCACACAAGCCTAGCTTTCGCTGAAGAGGTAACAAATACAGAGATACACATTGTTTTATACTTGCGCTCCGCCTACAAGTACTTGATGAGAAGCCAAGCTACAATGACCAGAATCACAATTGCTACCACGGACAGGAGCAGGCACATGCATGAACAACCACCCTTTGTGCGCTTGTTAAGGATTGCCAGCCTCTTTTGCACTCGCTGCATTAAGTCAACACACTCAATCAACCTCTGGCTAATAAGTAATAGTGCTCAGTATTTATCGTAATCTCCTAGGTCAAAAACGTAACTTAATTTTCTTCCACCAAATATAAAAGAAAAGCTCTGAGTGGTAAAATAAAATCTGTCTTGAACAGTATTCAAACAGCGTATAACCTTGACAAAGCGTAAATGCCAAAAACTCGGGAAATATACAAACATCCATCTCCACGATGGTCACTGTTCACAAAGGTCAGTTTTATACTCTGCTCACCTGAACATTTGATCGACAACGCTGTATATATATCTGTGTATATACATTGGCCGGCTACCATAGTTTTGTGCATCagtgatgtgaagtttcatttgaaCAGGAAAAACAGATACAAAAGAAAAAGCAATAATTAAAACTTCTAACAGGTCCTGTTTTAGGGTGTGTCAGTGGCAACATCAGAGTACTTACTATAGGGTTGATACAAGCCAATGAAGTGAAAGAATAACATTTTACCTGTAGCCGTGAGTCGGTTACATCAACATGTTCGTCCAGATCATCCTGCATCAGGCCAAACAATTTGAGTTAACGATGGCTGctgaaatcctaaaaaagatcttGACATTAGAAAGAATAAGCCTATTTCTGGGTCATGATGTTACATACAATTAATCTTGTATGGAGATCCAATTCTTCATTGACAGCTAACGCAATATGTTTTGTGCTTAAAACTGTCTCCTCCAACTTTTCAAGGCCCTCATCTTGCTCTGTAGaaccatataaataaataatgtgTTGAACAGAAAACAAATTATTGAAGAcagaaaagaaaaattataagGGCATACCTCTCATAACCTGCCTCTGTAAAGCAACGATACCTTGATTATCCAACCCAGAAGTTCTGCTCATCACATCAGCTGACTTTATACCATCTCCAAATAAGTCCTCCCTATATTTAGCAAAGTAGGTAACTTGATGACTGCCTATTAAGAAACAATATAACAGAGGCCAACAATATGCcttgcaagcaaaagctctatgaTTCCCAGCAGGGAGACTAGAATGGCTTTCACTTCCACAACATGCTAGAACATTCTAGTGAAACAAGAGTGTAAAGAAGTAGCATTACAAAGAACTCCACAGTAAATGTAGTTTACTATGTGAAGCCAGACCTGTTACCAAAGTTTGACATGTTTAACGTAGAAGCCATCTGATTTGCTTTAGATTTCATGTTTGCTAGCATTTCTTGGCGCTTATGTAAGTCCTTATCCTTTCTGCATTAAGAAGGAAGTTAATATATGAGAAAAACAGTATGCTTCTCATGTTCTGAATGTAGAAAAAAGTTCTGAAGCAAATTGAGCAAAATTTACAATATCATAATCGTGAGTACTCAGTCTATACATGAAAATTAACCGTAACCTTATGCTATCTAACACAAAATGGTggtagaggaaaaaaaaaaaaaggtacttgTATTGTAAGAAATTTGAGTAAATTTATATCAGCAGTATATGGAGAATACAAAGAAGCCCGTTGCGATGAGGAACTACGAACTTTTCAGCTAAGTCTACAAACTTTTCG
This genomic stretch from Musa acuminata AAA Group cultivar baxijiao chromosome BXJ3-9, Cavendish_Baxijiao_AAA, whole genome shotgun sequence harbors:
- the LOC135581382 gene encoding syntaxin-52-like is translated as MASSLDQWMREFNEASKLSEDISAMMSERGSLPPSGPDTQRHLTAMRRKITILRTRLDSLESLLSKLPSMQPIKDKDLHKRQEMLANMKSKANQMASTLNMSNFGNREDLFGDGIKSADVMSRTSGLDNQGIVALQRQVMREQDEGLEKLEETVLSTKHIALAVNEELDLHTRLIDDLDEHVDVTDSRLQRVQKRLAILNKRTKGGCSCMCLLLSVVAIVILVIVAWLLIKYL